In one window of Rhodopirellula bahusiensis DNA:
- a CDS encoding FKBP-type peptidyl-prolyl cis-trans isomerase codes for MISRTPIAKTSLAFVLAIMMLPIGCSRTTRSSSPGPEDPDAPTEFTTTDTGLKYRILRVGSGDKPGRESFVTVDYVGWLDSGREFDSSYNRREPADFNLSSVIPAWTEGVQLVGEGGMIELEVPSDLGYGPAGNPPEIPPNATLHFKVELHDVR; via the coding sequence ATGATTTCTCGAACCCCAATCGCCAAGACATCGCTAGCGTTCGTGTTGGCAATCATGATGCTGCCAATCGGATGCTCTCGCACGACGCGGTCCAGCTCTCCTGGTCCCGAAGATCCGGACGCACCGACTGAATTCACAACGACGGACACGGGCCTGAAGTACCGCATCCTGCGAGTCGGCTCGGGTGACAAACCGGGACGCGAAAGCTTTGTGACGGTGGATTATGTCGGATGGCTGGATAGCGGACGGGAATTTGACAGTTCCTACAACCGTCGAGAACCGGCCGATTTCAATCTGTCGAGTGTCATCCCAGCGTGGACCGAGGGCGTTCAATTGGTCGGCGAGGGTGGCATGATCGAACTAGAAGTTCCATCCGATCTCGGATACGGGCCAGCCGGCAATCCACCCGAGATCCCACCGAACGCGACGCTGCACTTCAAAGTCGAACTTCACGACGTCCGCTGA
- a CDS encoding SLC13 family permease, with product MSFDKISRWMLPLAPLVAFGIAYFANRNGLPVPAAMCAGVAITCALWWIFECLHIAVVGLLPFVALPTLGVVSHKEVAEAYGHTMILLLLGGFLLSAAMERSGAHRRIAINMVRLVGGRGGKRLVLGFMLATASLSMWISNSATALMMLPIALAVISQADDPKLRVPLLLGIAYSASVGGMATPIGTPPNVVFMGEMETKFGVEVPFGTWMMFGLPVTIIMLPIIWWWLTRNIDDVRPVSMPEMAPIARNEIYLLGVFATTALLWVFRMSPFGGWTGLLPWDGGMIGDATIALAASLFLFICPSGLGDDERLMDWDTAKKNPWGILIMFGGGMALAKGFDQSGLSIAIGQQLAFLKDAPPWVIVLSICLLVTFLTEITSSTATAMLLLPILAALSVEVGLPPELLMLPGTISCSCAFMLPVATAPNVIVFGAGGIRTDEMARNGLFLNLVAAVVITLVSLTVAGMDWMPRLDIVPPVPESESSDESNASAALGMGRNHLLITSRLSTFRG from the coding sequence ATGAGCTTCGATAAAATCTCGCGTTGGATGCTGCCCCTAGCGCCCCTGGTGGCGTTTGGCATCGCCTACTTTGCGAATCGAAATGGACTGCCGGTTCCCGCCGCCATGTGCGCCGGAGTCGCGATCACCTGCGCTTTGTGGTGGATCTTCGAGTGCCTGCACATCGCCGTCGTGGGGCTGCTGCCATTCGTAGCTTTGCCGACCCTTGGAGTGGTCAGCCACAAGGAGGTGGCGGAAGCCTATGGGCACACGATGATCCTGCTGTTGCTGGGCGGATTCCTTCTTTCCGCCGCGATGGAACGCAGCGGGGCTCACCGCCGAATCGCGATCAACATGGTGCGTCTGGTTGGCGGTCGCGGGGGAAAGCGATTGGTGTTGGGGTTCATGTTGGCCACCGCTTCGCTGTCGATGTGGATCAGCAACTCGGCCACCGCACTGATGATGCTGCCGATCGCCTTGGCGGTGATATCGCAAGCCGATGATCCCAAACTAAGAGTTCCCTTGTTGCTGGGCATCGCGTACTCGGCCAGCGTCGGTGGGATGGCGACACCGATCGGAACGCCGCCCAACGTCGTCTTCATGGGTGAAATGGAAACCAAGTTCGGCGTCGAAGTCCCCTTTGGCACCTGGATGATGTTCGGGTTGCCCGTCACGATCATCATGCTGCCGATCATTTGGTGGTGGCTGACTCGGAATATTGATGACGTTCGTCCAGTATCGATGCCAGAAATGGCTCCGATCGCTCGCAACGAAATCTATTTGCTGGGCGTGTTCGCCACGACCGCGCTGCTGTGGGTGTTTCGAATGAGCCCGTTCGGTGGCTGGACCGGTCTGTTGCCTTGGGATGGAGGCATGATTGGTGATGCCACGATCGCTCTCGCCGCTTCGTTGTTTTTGTTCATCTGCCCCAGTGGACTCGGCGATGACGAGCGCCTGATGGATTGGGACACCGCCAAGAAGAATCCGTGGGGCATCCTGATCATGTTCGGTGGTGGGATGGCTCTCGCGAAAGGTTTTGACCAATCGGGATTGAGTATCGCGATCGGACAACAGCTGGCGTTCTTGAAAGACGCACCGCCTTGGGTCATCGTCCTTTCAATCTGTTTGCTGGTCACGTTCTTGACTGAAATCACCAGCAGCACCGCCACCGCGATGTTGCTGCTTCCCATCTTGGCCGCGTTGTCCGTGGAAGTCGGCCTGCCTCCTGAGCTGCTGATGTTGCCCGGAACGATCAGCTGTTCCTGTGCGTTCATGTTGCCCGTCGCGACCGCTCCCAACGTGATCGTCTTCGGCGCGGGAGGCATTCGGACCGACGAGATGGCCCGCAACGGTTTGTTCCTCAACTTGGTTGCGGCGGTTGTGATTACATTGGTTTCTTTGACCGTCGCGGGAATGGACTGGATGCCGCGATTGGACATTGTCCCTCCAGTCCCCGAAAGTGAATCCTCAGATGAATCCAATGCGTCGGCGGCTCTTGGCATGGGTCGCAATCACCTCCTCATCACTTCTCGGCTCTCAACTTTTCGCGGATAA
- a CDS encoding SMP-30/gluconolactonase/LRE family protein, producing MNPMRRRLLAWVAITSSSLLGSQLFADNAGSKSSETKPASVVQSGAKLQLVGDSYKFTEGPTADGDGNVYFTDQPNDRIVRYDAKSGKLSDWMSPCGRSNGLYFVAPDRLIACADANNEMWSIDLKDQSHEVLIDSVDGRRFGGPNDCWVDADGTIYFTDPLYKRPYWKHTIPADNPRGVYRLTKDGKLTQLVDDLVQPNGIIGDASNRQLWIADIGDKKTYRYDIAEDGSLTNRELFCEMGSDGMTLDQERNLYLTGSVGVTVFDAAGNKLETIAVPKGWTANVTFGGEGHRQLFITAQDSAYTLDMRVGGLR from the coding sequence ATGAATCCAATGCGTCGGCGGCTCTTGGCATGGGTCGCAATCACCTCCTCATCACTTCTCGGCTCTCAACTTTTCGCGGATAACGCGGGATCGAAAAGCAGCGAGACCAAACCCGCATCCGTTGTCCAATCCGGTGCGAAGCTGCAACTGGTTGGTGACAGTTACAAGTTCACGGAAGGCCCCACAGCCGACGGTGACGGCAACGTCTACTTCACCGACCAACCGAATGACCGGATCGTCCGCTATGACGCGAAGTCGGGAAAGCTGTCCGATTGGATGTCGCCCTGCGGTCGTAGCAACGGCCTGTACTTCGTCGCTCCCGATCGGCTGATCGCTTGTGCCGACGCGAACAACGAGATGTGGTCGATTGACTTGAAAGATCAATCGCACGAGGTCTTGATCGACTCAGTCGACGGACGCCGCTTTGGTGGCCCCAATGATTGCTGGGTCGACGCGGATGGAACGATTTACTTCACCGATCCGTTGTACAAACGTCCGTATTGGAAGCACACCATCCCCGCGGACAATCCGCGCGGCGTTTACCGCCTGACCAAGGACGGAAAGCTGACCCAACTCGTGGATGACTTGGTCCAACCCAACGGGATCATCGGAGACGCCTCGAACCGCCAGTTGTGGATCGCTGACATTGGCGACAAGAAGACTTACCGCTACGACATCGCCGAAGACGGCTCGCTCACCAACCGCGAATTATTCTGCGAGATGGGCAGCGACGGGATGACGCTCGACCAAGAACGCAATCTGTATTTGACCGGCAGTGTCGGCGTGACGGTGTTCGATGCAGCCGGCAACAAGCTCGAAACAATCGCAGTTCCAAAGGGCTGGACCGCGAACGTGACGTTCGGAGGCGAAGGACATCGCCAGCTTTTCATCACGGCCCAGGATTCCGCTTACACGCTCGACATGCGAGTCGGCGGGTTGCGATGA
- a CDS encoding S-adenosylmethionine decarboxylase family protein, translating to MPATPLNETMNASSESSVAAPSISVGGQWIVDASGCDAESLQSLTTILAICQDVVESLGLQVVGVPQSHVFGPPHGVTALYLLSESHLAVHTYPEHGVATFNLVCCRETAVWDWKSQLRSRLNAGDVRIRRLRRGAWAEANREVAE from the coding sequence GTGCCCGCAACGCCCCTCAATGAGACGATGAACGCAAGCAGCGAATCGTCCGTGGCTGCGCCTTCCATCAGCGTCGGCGGTCAATGGATCGTCGATGCGTCGGGATGCGATGCCGAGTCGCTGCAGTCGTTGACGACGATCTTGGCCATCTGCCAAGACGTGGTTGAATCGCTTGGATTGCAGGTCGTCGGTGTGCCTCAGTCTCACGTTTTTGGTCCGCCGCACGGCGTCACCGCGTTGTACCTGCTGTCCGAATCGCATTTGGCGGTGCACACCTACCCGGAACACGGCGTGGCCACATTCAATTTGGTTTGCTGCCGGGAAACAGCGGTCTGGGATTGGAAATCGCAATTGCGATCTCGATTGAACGCTGGCGACGTTCGGATTCGACGTCTGCGTCGAGGAGCCTGGGCAGAAGCAAACCGTGAGGTCGCCGAATGA
- a CDS encoding sugar phosphate isomerase/epimerase family protein, producing the protein MPFRYAICNETFGDMPVEDALRLTKDAGYTGWEVAPFMLSDNISTYSKSDRRTYRDLMAEAEMQCVGLHWLLAKTEGYHLTTRDAITRASTTAYLCDLAELCADLGGKVMVLGSPQQRNRTEGQTIDEAMENAAEVLHGVIPALHSHGVRIALEPLGPGEGDFLNTADEGVQLARMLDDDHIGLHLDVKAMSSESKPIETVIREHADSMIHFHANDPNLLGPGMGEVPFEPIMKALTDVKYDGWVSVEVFDYSPGVETLVRDSIANLKSSIA; encoded by the coding sequence ATGCCTTTCCGTTACGCAATCTGCAACGAAACGTTTGGTGACATGCCCGTGGAAGACGCCCTGCGTTTGACGAAAGACGCAGGATACACCGGATGGGAAGTGGCCCCCTTCATGTTGTCCGATAACATTTCGACTTACTCGAAATCGGATCGTCGCACCTACCGTGACCTGATGGCCGAGGCCGAAATGCAGTGCGTTGGCCTGCACTGGTTGCTGGCCAAGACCGAGGGTTACCACCTGACGACACGCGACGCGATCACTCGAGCCAGCACGACGGCCTATCTTTGCGATTTGGCCGAACTGTGTGCGGACTTGGGCGGCAAGGTCATGGTGCTGGGATCGCCCCAGCAACGAAATCGCACCGAAGGCCAAACGATCGACGAAGCGATGGAAAACGCCGCCGAAGTGCTGCACGGAGTGATCCCCGCGTTGCATTCCCACGGCGTTCGAATCGCCTTGGAACCGCTCGGACCGGGCGAAGGCGACTTCCTCAACACGGCCGACGAAGGCGTTCAGTTGGCTCGAATGCTCGACGACGATCACATCGGGTTGCACCTGGATGTCAAAGCAATGAGCAGCGAATCCAAACCGATCGAGACCGTGATTCGCGAACACGCTGATTCAATGATTCACTTTCACGCCAACGATCCCAACCTGCTCGGCCCCGGCATGGGCGAAGTGCCTTTCGAGCCCATCATGAAAGCGTTGACCGACGTTAAATACGATGGATGGGTCAGCGTCGAAGTGTTCGATTACTCACCGGGTGTCGAAACTTTGGTTCGCGACAGCATCGCCAATCTGAAAAGCAGCATCGCCTAA
- a CDS encoding DUF1592 domain-containing protein: MKFDCILPGTRWTRTLCLLTSTLTLLAVPTINADEPDTDAPAVAKKTIEPSLDDLTAWENSGFLKLEEFCIDCHNADYQEAEVDLTLLSTSDKIRENSELAMHSISMIRFGAMPPEDSSLPTVEERRELADQLDDLVYHATCDLRPKPGRITARRLNRAEYNNAIRDLFGMDLRPADQFPSDEVGGGFDNNADVLSLSTMLMEKYLKAGETVASTVIVDPATLPSISKTFADQTLHTIGDAKLASFGEWFIRSDGMVWVEVEVPIEGEYYFDIRGGTNLRRSELEQLNEEPEEETSEQKVAEDKDSENKAKDSDDKESKDEDKKRDRRRDREKYEPKESDKVNRCVMVHDENGRLLDILDFSYQEKSGPTDGESFRATLKPGKHRFFFSPTDTWIDELPKSEDRKDPWRVGESISKRVQSLTDEELAKTVLPAGEKVEISRRISDDEFSFKFKTVSIKGPSPQSRKDLPKTQSKLITRLARERGDRWEDVYKSAKINLEPLMRRAFRREVSEEEVKRYADLVEDATERRESFYVGMQQAITAILCSPSFLFRIELPESDEARELAATGEAIPLSSTQLASRMSFFLWSSLPDDALLKAAKQDELVEGSKRRQQIRRMLDDPKSNSLGEQFATQWFGLGNLNARDMSAFGGNEEGPDVTVDDLAAETHALFDHVLKNNLPVTELLTADYTFVNRSLANWYGVELPNQDDKSKLQKVSLADAGRRGILGHAGVLTLTSYPTRNSPVQRGKWILENILGTPPPEAPPNVPELEETRAASADATLREQLELHRADPGCASCHRVMDALGFGLETMDHLGRLRPPSDPSVADANGELPGGRAFRGAMELSEMLASTETRRFADTTVRRLLSFAIGRELRPADRCFVEAILNDTEADGFRLRDLVEGVISSPPFLTTSVPTS, translated from the coding sequence ATGAAATTCGATTGCATCCTGCCGGGAACTCGCTGGACTCGTACGCTGTGTTTGCTGACGAGCACGCTGACTTTGTTGGCTGTTCCGACGATCAACGCGGACGAGCCTGATACTGACGCTCCCGCTGTCGCCAAAAAAACGATCGAGCCCAGTCTGGATGATCTGACCGCTTGGGAGAACTCCGGTTTTCTGAAGCTGGAAGAGTTCTGCATTGATTGTCACAACGCGGACTATCAAGAAGCCGAAGTCGATCTGACATTGCTCAGCACTTCCGACAAGATTCGCGAAAACAGCGAGTTGGCGATGCATTCGATCAGCATGATTCGTTTCGGTGCCATGCCGCCGGAAGATTCGTCGCTGCCGACGGTCGAGGAACGTCGTGAATTGGCCGATCAACTGGACGATTTGGTCTACCACGCGACATGTGATTTGCGGCCCAAGCCCGGTCGGATCACAGCTCGCCGTTTGAACCGCGCCGAATACAACAACGCGATTCGCGATTTGTTCGGGATGGACCTGCGACCTGCCGATCAATTTCCCTCCGATGAAGTCGGCGGTGGCTTTGACAACAACGCCGACGTGTTGTCGCTGTCGACAATGCTGATGGAGAAGTACTTGAAGGCCGGCGAGACCGTTGCTTCGACGGTGATCGTTGATCCCGCCACACTGCCATCGATCAGCAAAACGTTTGCTGACCAAACTCTGCACACCATCGGCGACGCCAAGTTGGCTTCGTTCGGCGAGTGGTTCATCCGCAGCGACGGAATGGTTTGGGTCGAAGTCGAAGTTCCCATCGAAGGTGAGTACTACTTTGACATCCGCGGTGGCACGAACCTGCGTCGATCAGAACTTGAGCAGCTGAACGAAGAGCCCGAAGAAGAGACCTCCGAGCAGAAAGTTGCGGAAGACAAAGATTCAGAAAACAAGGCCAAAGATTCGGACGACAAAGAATCCAAAGACGAAGACAAGAAGCGAGACCGACGCAGGGACAGAGAAAAGTACGAACCGAAGGAGAGCGACAAGGTCAATCGTTGCGTCATGGTGCACGACGAAAACGGACGCTTGCTCGACATTCTGGATTTCAGCTACCAGGAAAAGAGTGGACCGACCGACGGTGAATCGTTCCGGGCCACGTTGAAGCCTGGCAAGCATCGGTTCTTCTTTTCGCCCACGGACACTTGGATCGACGAACTTCCAAAGTCCGAAGATCGCAAGGATCCGTGGCGGGTTGGCGAATCGATCTCGAAACGCGTGCAATCGCTGACTGACGAAGAGCTCGCCAAGACCGTTTTGCCTGCCGGCGAGAAAGTCGAAATCTCGCGTCGGATCTCGGATGACGAGTTCAGCTTCAAATTCAAAACCGTTTCAATCAAAGGCCCTTCGCCACAAAGTCGCAAGGATCTTCCGAAGACTCAATCGAAGTTGATCACACGTTTGGCTCGCGAGCGAGGCGATCGGTGGGAAGACGTTTACAAGTCGGCCAAGATCAACCTGGAACCGCTGATGCGTCGTGCGTTCCGTCGTGAAGTCAGCGAGGAAGAGGTCAAGCGATACGCGGACTTGGTGGAAGACGCCACTGAGCGACGGGAGTCGTTCTACGTTGGGATGCAGCAAGCCATCACCGCGATTCTGTGCTCGCCGAGTTTTCTGTTTCGCATCGAGTTGCCCGAATCAGACGAAGCCCGCGAATTGGCGGCGACGGGAGAAGCGATTCCGTTGTCATCCACCCAGTTGGCCAGTCGGATGTCGTTTTTCTTGTGGAGCAGCCTTCCTGACGATGCTCTGTTGAAAGCAGCGAAGCAGGATGAGTTGGTGGAGGGATCAAAGCGTCGCCAACAAATCCGCCGCATGCTGGACGATCCAAAATCAAATTCACTCGGGGAACAATTCGCAACGCAGTGGTTTGGATTGGGCAACTTGAACGCTCGCGACATGTCGGCGTTTGGCGGCAACGAAGAAGGCCCCGATGTCACGGTGGATGACTTGGCCGCAGAGACTCACGCGTTGTTCGATCACGTGCTGAAAAACAATTTGCCCGTCACCGAATTGCTGACCGCCGACTACACGTTCGTGAACCGTTCGTTGGCCAATTGGTACGGCGTGGAGCTTCCGAACCAAGACGACAAATCGAAGCTGCAAAAGGTGTCCCTCGCCGATGCCGGGCGTCGTGGGATTCTGGGGCACGCCGGTGTGCTGACGTTGACCAGTTATCCGACCCGAAATTCACCGGTCCAGCGTGGCAAGTGGATTCTCGAGAACATTCTTGGGACGCCGCCACCAGAAGCCCCACCGAACGTTCCTGAATTGGAAGAGACCCGTGCGGCGTCAGCCGACGCGACCCTTCGTGAACAATTGGAATTGCACCGCGCCGATCCCGGTTGTGCTTCGTGCCACCGTGTGATGGATGCTTTGGGATTTGGATTGGAAACGATGGATCACCTCGGTCGTCTTCGTCCGCCCAGTGATCCATCAGTTGCCGATGCCAATGGTGAACTGCCCGGCGGCCGTGCTTTCCGCGGTGCGATGGAGTTGAGCGAAATGTTGGCGAGCACCGAAACCCGCCGTTTTGCTGACACGACCGTCCGCCGACTGTTATCCTTTGCCATTGGCCGCGAATTGCGTCCTGCTGATCGATGTTTTGTCGAAGCCATTTTGAATGACACCGAAGCCGACGGTTTCCGTTTGCGAGACTTGGTGGAAGGTGTCATCAGCAGCCCTCCGTTTTTGACCACCAGCGTCCCTACCTCTTGA
- a CDS encoding DUF1552 domain-containing protein codes for MKDSMNVPNAPNQPNAIAQIGSSRLSRRTMLRASGLALGLPLLEAMTPAGRSAYAAKEALQLTDVSRPVRMACVFFPNGVIQPSWRPKVDGDNWEMGETLKPLQAYKDKLNVISNLTLDNGRAGKDGAGDHARGGSTFLTAARPVKTSSNIRLGISLDQVAATALAGQTRLPSIELGLTGSRNAGSCDSGYSCAYSSNISWKNETQPMPKETIPRLAFERMFGSGDAALERKQRLARKSILDVVRGDAERLMKQVGKTDKRKLDEYFTSVREIETRIEQTEAEDRKSLPDLDVPMGRVTAFREHARLMYDLMVVGFQTDTTRVATFMLDNAGGNRSYPEVGVKEAHHGLSHHRDKTETVERIQKVDHYLVEQFAYFLERLESVEESGSTLLDNSMVLYGSGLGDGNRHTHHDLPIVLAGGGGGQIKTGRYVQAEEETPMANLFLSMLDIVGTPAEQIGDSTGRLQLS; via the coding sequence ATGAAAGACTCGATGAACGTCCCCAACGCTCCCAATCAGCCCAACGCGATCGCACAAATCGGCTCGTCCCGATTGAGTCGCCGTACGATGCTGCGTGCATCGGGATTGGCTCTCGGATTGCCGTTGCTCGAGGCGATGACACCAGCGGGCCGGAGTGCTTACGCGGCCAAGGAAGCATTGCAGCTGACTGACGTTTCACGTCCGGTCCGAATGGCGTGCGTGTTCTTTCCCAACGGTGTGATCCAACCTTCTTGGCGTCCAAAGGTGGACGGCGACAACTGGGAAATGGGCGAGACGTTGAAGCCGTTGCAGGCTTACAAAGACAAGCTGAACGTGATCTCCAACCTGACCCTCGACAACGGGCGTGCGGGCAAGGACGGCGCCGGCGACCACGCTCGCGGTGGTTCAACGTTCTTGACGGCAGCACGTCCTGTCAAAACCAGCAGCAACATCCGGCTGGGCATCTCACTCGATCAAGTCGCCGCGACCGCGCTCGCCGGACAGACACGTTTGCCTTCGATCGAGCTCGGTTTGACCGGCAGTCGAAACGCGGGCAGTTGCGACTCTGGATACAGCTGTGCTTATTCGTCGAACATTTCATGGAAGAACGAAACGCAACCGATGCCAAAGGAAACGATTCCTCGGCTCGCGTTTGAACGCATGTTTGGTTCCGGCGATGCGGCTTTGGAACGCAAGCAACGTTTGGCTCGCAAAAGCATTCTCGACGTTGTTCGTGGCGATGCGGAGCGTTTAATGAAACAAGTTGGCAAGACCGACAAACGCAAGCTGGATGAATACTTCACCAGCGTTCGTGAAATCGAAACTCGAATTGAGCAAACCGAAGCAGAAGATCGCAAGTCACTGCCTGATTTGGATGTTCCGATGGGACGCGTCACCGCATTCCGCGAGCACGCTCGGCTGATGTATGATTTGATGGTCGTCGGTTTCCAAACGGACACGACCCGAGTTGCGACTTTCATGTTGGACAATGCAGGCGGCAACCGTTCGTATCCTGAAGTGGGAGTCAAAGAAGCTCACCACGGATTGAGTCACCACCGGGACAAGACCGAGACGGTCGAGAGGATCCAAAAGGTGGATCATTATCTCGTCGAGCAATTCGCGTACTTCCTGGAACGACTGGAGTCAGTCGAGGAGAGCGGCAGCACGTTGCTGGACAACTCGATGGTGCTGTACGGCAGCGGATTGGGCGACGGCAACCGGCACACTCACCACGATCTTCCGATCGTGTTGGCAGGTGGCGGCGGTGGTCAAATCAAGACCGGCCGATACGTTCAAGCCGAGGAAGAAACGCCGATGGCGAACTTGTTCCTCAGCATGCTCGACATCGTCGGCACACCCGCTGAGCAGATCGGCGACAGCACCGGTCGCTTGCAGCTCTCGTAA
- a CDS encoding SPFH domain-containing protein — MGLFDLIRSELIDIIEWIDDTQHTLMWRFPRHDNEIKNGAQLIVRPGQTAVFVYKGEIADIYPPGHYQLTTDNMPVMTTLQGWKYGFDSPFKAEVYFVSTRQLTDLKWGTPNPIMLRDPEFGPIRIRAFGTYALRAVDPKALLLEVVGTDGEFGADDVNVLLRSIIQSSFADLIGSSQIAALDLASNYEQLAAQLRDRVVEKIDDEYGLDCPQLFIVNISLPESVEKALDTRTSMGVIGDMNRFQQFQMGQAMTSAAENGGGGGAAEGLGLGLGVAMAGRMMPGAMNPGAMNPGAAPAGGPAGPPPPPAATAWYVAKEGVTHGPFSPEQIRSGLGSGEMGAESMVWSNGMAGWLMAKDVPALASMLSAGSPPPPPPAN, encoded by the coding sequence GTGGGACTGTTTGACCTGATTCGTTCCGAGTTGATTGACATCATCGAATGGATCGATGACACACAACACACATTGATGTGGCGATTCCCTCGGCACGACAACGAAATCAAGAACGGAGCACAATTGATTGTGCGTCCGGGCCAGACGGCCGTCTTCGTTTACAAAGGCGAAATCGCCGATATCTACCCGCCCGGTCACTACCAGCTGACAACGGACAACATGCCCGTCATGACGACGTTGCAAGGTTGGAAGTACGGCTTCGACAGCCCGTTCAAGGCGGAAGTTTACTTCGTCAGCACTCGGCAGCTCACCGATTTGAAATGGGGCACGCCCAACCCGATCATGTTGCGAGATCCCGAGTTCGGCCCCATCCGAATTCGTGCGTTCGGCACCTACGCTCTGCGTGCCGTCGACCCGAAAGCTTTGCTGCTGGAAGTCGTCGGAACCGATGGCGAGTTCGGCGCCGATGACGTCAACGTTTTGCTGCGTTCGATCATTCAATCCTCGTTCGCCGATTTAATTGGGTCGTCCCAGATCGCAGCCTTGGATTTGGCAAGCAACTACGAACAACTTGCCGCCCAGCTTCGCGACCGAGTGGTTGAAAAAATCGACGATGAGTATGGGCTGGATTGCCCTCAATTGTTCATCGTCAACATTTCGCTGCCCGAGTCGGTTGAAAAGGCTCTCGACACCCGAACAAGCATGGGTGTGATCGGCGACATGAATCGGTTCCAGCAATTCCAGATGGGCCAAGCGATGACGTCCGCCGCCGAAAACGGTGGCGGCGGAGGAGCAGCCGAAGGTTTGGGACTCGGCCTCGGTGTCGCGATGGCTGGACGAATGATGCCCGGAGCCATGAATCCTGGCGCAATGAACCCCGGTGCCGCACCAGCCGGCGGTCCCGCAGGGCCTCCGCCACCGCCCGCCGCAACGGCTTGGTACGTGGCCAAAGAAGGTGTGACTCACGGTCCGTTCAGTCCCGAGCAAATCCGCAGCGGTCTCGGAAGCGGAGAAATGGGGGCTGAATCGATGGTTTGGTCGAACGGAATGGCTGGCTGGCTAATGGCCAAGGATGTTCCTGCTTTGGCGTCGATGTTGTCCGCGGGCAGCCCTCCGCCACCGCCACCAGCGAACTGA
- a CDS encoding RbsD/FucU family protein, which produces MLLSNLIHPEISAICAAAGHHSTILIADGNYPALNKRGPNAKLVSLNLSPGLVSCDQVLKALLSAIPVEAAMTMQTETDGPYALDGDPPVWEEYRQSFKDAGSSVELQPLEKWSFYDHVITDDHVLTIQTGDQQRYANLLLTLGVRMDG; this is translated from the coding sequence ATGCTTTTGTCCAATCTGATCCATCCGGAAATCTCGGCCATCTGTGCCGCCGCCGGCCACCACAGCACGATTTTGATCGCCGACGGGAACTACCCGGCACTGAACAAACGCGGGCCCAATGCAAAACTGGTCAGTCTGAACCTCAGCCCCGGTTTGGTTTCCTGCGATCAAGTCCTGAAAGCTTTGCTGTCAGCGATTCCCGTGGAAGCCGCGATGACCATGCAAACCGAAACCGACGGGCCCTACGCTCTCGACGGCGATCCACCGGTTTGGGAAGAGTACCGCCAATCCTTCAAAGATGCTGGCAGCAGCGTCGAACTGCAGCCTCTTGAAAAGTGGTCGTTCTATGACCACGTCATCACCGACGATCATGTGCTGACGATTCAAACGGGCGACCAACAACGCTACGCCAACCTTCTGCTCACCCTCGGTGTGCGGATGGATGGATGA